One Candidatus Paceibacterota bacterium genomic window, CAAAATTTGCGCTGGTTGTTTTAAAATTTCTATGTCCTTCTCCAATAAATCTTTTACCACTCCCCATTTTTCTTTCCCTTGCACCCAGACCACAACCTCATCCAATTTTTCTATAACCTTGGGAGTAATGGTGACACGGGAAAATGTGGGAGTGTCATAGCCATAAGCTAGATCTTCAGAATTTACCGCTTCGCTTCCCGGCAATATTCCGGATGTATGCCCATCTGCTCCTATGCCAAACAAACCAATTTTATATCTTTTTTCTTTGTCGTCCATTAATTCTCGGGAGAGATTTGCATTGAATTTAAGAGTGGTGCTGGCGCGATCGCTTCCGTCTAAAATAGGGATAAGTTTCGCTCCGGGAAGACTAAAGCCTTTTTGCATCTGTTGATACCAATTTGAATCCGGGTGGTCGAGCGGTCCGTACCTTTCGTCAGTCATCATGACAGTGATATTTTTGATTAAATTCCGCTCCGGGCTATTTCTTAGAAGCTCTGAGACCTTCGCGCCAACAGCAATAGAAGACCCTCCGGTCACAAAAAACAAAACCTGTCTGCCTGTTTTCAATTGGCTTAAAATAGAATCAGCCATAAACCCCGCAGCCTCTTCCACTTTTGTTGTCATCTTTAAATTTATGTTCATAATGTACATTATACAA contains:
- a CDS encoding 6-phosphogluconolactonase; its protein translation is MNINLKMTTKVEEAAGFMADSILSQLKTGRQVLFFVTGGSSIAVGAKVSELLRNSPERNLIKNITVMMTDERYGPLDHPDSNWYQQMQKGFSLPGAKLIPILDGSDRASTTLKFNANLSRELMDDKEKRYKIGLFGIGADGHTSGILPGSEAVNSEDLAYGYDTPTFSRVTITPKVIEKLDEVVVWVQGKEKWGVVKDLLEKDIEILKQPAQILKKVPILTIFSDYDGKR